The Bubalus bubalis isolate 160015118507 breed Murrah chromosome 2, NDDB_SH_1, whole genome shotgun sequence genome includes the window GTGAGTGGCTAGCCTTGGGCCTCAAGTAGGTGACAGATGCTGAGCCATAGAATAGTGTTACTACCAGTAGGTGGGAGGAACAGGTGGAAAGAGCTTTTTGGCGGCCTTCAGGGGAGGGCATGACCAACACAGCAGCTAGAATTCTCCCATAAGAAGCaatgattaataaaaatggaCTGGAAATGCAAAGAATGGCTGCAACAAAGACTGCAGCCTCATTATGGGATGTATCCCCACAGGCTAGTGCCAGAATAGGCGGGagatcacagaagaaatggtCTATTTCACAGGGGCCACAGAAGtctaaagagaaaatatagtTGGTTTGGCCCAAGCCTACTATGCAACCCACTCCCCAAGAAACCATTGCTAAATGGACACACATTCCATGACTCATTCGTGTTGCATAGTGAAGTGGGGAGCATATGGCCATATAGCGATCAAAAGCCATGGCTGCCAAAAGACAGCACTCACTGATACCaaataatgtaaagaaaaacATCTGTGTAGCACAGCCCTCCCGAGAGATTCCTCGGGCCTCACTCCCAAGGTTCTGCAGCATCTTGGGTACGGTAGAGCAAGTGTATCCAATCTCCAAGAGAGACAAGTTggccaggaagaagtacatgggggtatGGAGGACTGGATTGGTCCAGATGGCAAGAGCTATGAGAGCATTCCCTGTCAGTGATGCTAAAAACATGAATAGAAtgagggaaaataaaaggaaacactgTTCAGTGACCTCAGAGAATTTGGCAAATGCAAAGTGTTTCACAGACATGCTGTTGTCTTGCCACAAAGAACAATTGAAACTCATgatctgaagaaaagaaaggcaaagtcaTCAGAAAGATTCTTTCAGATAGAAGCATACATCTTTATATTACTCTTAACAAGCTCTAGTGAGTCAAAGAGATAAATTTCTTacctataatttaaatttaaacagtTTTGGAGTTACACTCATCCTGAAACCAAATCCTATCCTGTGTTCACTGTACCAGTTGATTTTTCCAATATATGTCTAGTCAGCAagcaaaaattggaaaaaaaaaattcagtacaaTTTTCTTTCACCCCTTCATTTTATCAAATAAAGGTcttatgatttctattttttcctcttctttggttGCTTAGTGCTTTCTTCAGttgttcactcaacaaacatttactgaacattgagtattttcagattattttgcaTTTACTGTTGTCATGGGATTAAACAGTAGGAAAAAAGGGTCAGAAATAagtggactgattcaaaattctGTTAAATATGGAGTAATAACTCTGCATGATGACAAGAACCTGTGATTATTATTGTTGAAAAATTTGCTCACACATACAATATTATAATGcatttacattatttaaaataatttacatatatttacctTGCATTGTAtctaattaaattaatataatttaatatctaTATTCGACATGTAGCAAAGAAATTCAGTTAAGGCtgtggcaagaaaaaaaagacaattgtttacctatctttttttaaaaccccaaacattttattatatatcttCACTTCTAAATAATAGCCTATGTTGTTGCATAAAAGCTCTGGATATGGAGAAGTTATCATCTGTTTTGTCAGTtaaacacacaattttttttaaagctaattctATCCTCCTGTATTTGGGAAGAACTGCAGCTTTCTCAGTGACACTGATGGAAGAACCAAGGGGGAAATTCTGACCAAAAAGGAGAATACCTGACTCTTTCCTAGGTAGTGATATCGCAAAGATTTCATTTCATGAGTATCTTTGTCCCATTTAGGCTGTAGACATAAATGCAAACGCCTGTGTTGGGGGTGAAAGTCGGGGGatgtggggaaggggagaaacCTAGTTGTGGAAGGCACACAGGGAGGGCTGACTGCACAAAGGCTAATGCATGCTGTTAGTCATTCTATATTCTCAGATGCATAGGATGAATAAACAGTCATCCTGTGTTAAGTGCTTTTTAAAACCTCATGAAATTCAtagacatttgaaaaaataagttgTCCAAGATAGTGAAGTGAgtgctttgaaatatttaaatggaCTTAAGTATATTAATAAAACTATACCAGGTAAAATCTGATTTCTTCATTGCAGTTTCTATTGTTTTCAGGATTTGCTCTGTTGACCTTTGTGCAGGGACCTTGAGATACATGTAGTAGAGGTCAGCTTTATGTTCATAGCAAGAATGTTTCATTTTAATCATTGTTACAGAAAAAGAGCCAGATGCTCAAGGACAGGTGTCAGGAGTCTGCAGAAAGGACCATCACAGGCAGTCTAACAGTTTGGCACAGACATTTTTCTGTCTCTCACCTGATACCTTTTCCTGACCTAAAGCCTCTGATTAATTCATTTCTGTATGAAGTAAGGATGATGAAGCCTTTCCAGTCTTGCTTGCTGAGTTGTTTTGAGTTAAAATGGAAACATTATAGAAGGAAACcatgaatgaaaaataaggaattaaaattcacttttatcATCATCTAAACTCAACTCATATGGCCTGCAGTATTCCCTATTATCACCAGATTATTAAATAACTATATATTGTTGATGAGTTATATATCACTCATCAAGCAAATATGCACTGTGTTATTAATATAAAGACATAAGAGCTTCATGCcctattttaaattgcatttgcCTATTCCTACTCAATGTGATAAAAGATTATGTGGACATTGGACATTGACATGTGCGTGAAGGTTTGAATCTTGAAATGGAGTTTCAGTGACAGAGGAAGAAGACAAGATAATTTTAATAACTCAATGGCTTGGGATCACGTACCACCTCACCCAGCCTCAAGATCCAAGACAAGCACATTCTATATAGTTCTGCTTTGGAAATAATCCAGCAGAAGTGATTCATTTTGGGTCAGCACCACATAGTTAGAAATGCTCCTTAACTGACTCAATCCCTGATTAATCTCAGTTTTCATAATGAAATGTTTGGTTCCTATTAGTCAAAGGAAAACATCTGAGACATTATCAGATATTTTACCTGAAACaatacagtgcctggcatacaaaaaaacctcaataaatattaaccttTGTTATTCTGAAATCATCATTTCAAAATGCTTCAATAGTAGATACAATTTATATAAATTGGTCATTAGTTTGTAGAGATTTCCCATTGCTTTCCACAATTCACCCATAGCCTTTTCATCAAGCACCTAATATTTAGCTGGGTGATGCCTTAACATAGCTCAGCAGAAACTATGTTATCATTTGTTTGGAGTAACATTTACAGGATAATCTAGGCATTTGCATTACCCAACAATAAGAGATATGCCTATTTCctgagaaataattattttagaacaACTTATAACAATTTTATAACTGCAAACTGAGTAAATCCTTATAGTCTTCAGATAAGGAGAAAAGAACTGATTAAAATAATCTCCAGAACTGAATAATGCTTTTGTTATTGTCTATCCATGTGCACATTTTAATCCACTGTTTTCTACAACCCTCTTTTCTTTTAAGGCATCAGTTATATCACATACCTTTAATcctaatatttgaagaaaaaagtaGATAGTATTTGCTTTTGATGAGCCACTCCCAATTTTTGTCTAAACACTCTCTGTATAACCTCCCAAAATTCAGAGGATGTATATCTCCCTAATCCTCTTTTCTAAGAGGAAGATTTTGTTGTAATCAGGGCCACGTCTGATTCCAGGATGATTGTCTTCTCAGAGAGCACTATGTCCCTCCTAGCCATGCTctcaactaacacacacacacacacacacacacatgcatgtgtgggTGCGTGAGGGCTGTGCTGATTACATGATGGTATATTTGAACTTTTCtcgccatgaaaaaaaaaaaaaggtatatgaATATGTTACACTTCATTTCTTCTCCCTGTTCTGAATCCTTATCCTGTCTCTCTTGCCCAGGAGACATATTCTCAGAAGTATGTCAGGAAGTAGTTTGATCCATCTCTCAGGGATTGCCATGGACACATCTGTCTCTGTTTATTGGTGAATATGAACATTtaggaagcaaaataaataaatataagaggTAATGTAGGGACTTTCATAGTGGTACAATGTTTAAGATTCTTCACTTTCAGTATAAGgtgtatgggttcaatccctggtcagtaaactaagatcccacatgcctcacagtatggcaaaaaaaaaaaaaaaaagtaaaacaatagtAAAAGTACATCAACagtaaaatataatgaataaccTATATTATATGTAACTGCTATCATAGAGTGTATACACAATGTGATATTAATTCTGTGGAAATGTACTACTGGAATCAAATATTTATGTGACCACTCTATGCTATTAATATTACTTTGAAATtctcagatttaaaatttttgtttgaattaaACTAAGTAGTCAtccaaaataattatgaaaacaacaaataactttCATATCATATCAATACAGTTAGTATttattctcggagaaggcaatggcaagccactccagtactcttgcctggaaaatcccatagacggaggagcctggtgggctgcagtccattgggtcgctaagagttggacacaactgagcgacttcactttcacttttcactttcatgcattggagaaggaaatggcaacccactccagtgttcttgcctggagaatcccagggaagtgggagcctgatgggctgccatctatggggtcacacagagttggacacgactgatgtgacttagaaGTAGCAGTATTTATTCTATTATAAAACATTCTAATAAATCTTAATAATCTTCCAGATACACAAGAGTTCACAAAAGTATCTATTTGTTTCTgtcaaaagtaataaaaaaaccCCTCAGTAGTCAAAGATATATATTAAGATGATGAAAAAAAGTAGATGATACTTAATACTAAttgtttaaatgatttaaaaactggatacatgtacacccatggtggatgcatgttgatgtatggtaaaaccaatacaatattgtaaagtaaaaaaaaaaaaaataataataaaaaggaaaaaaaacatggaTAAGGTACTGAATACCTATCATTGACATGATCTAAAGGGAAGTGAGAAAGACTAGGGAGGAGGAAGTTGTCATTTGGATATAAATTCTGCTTCTTGCAGCCCCACTAGATGAATTATGCATAGTAAGAGAACAAATGTGGAATAGGAGGATGGGGAAACTCCCTCCCCTAATGAACgcacaaaaattatatctacatgTGGAACAATTCTTACTGGAAACTAACTGGAGACTGGGAGAAAGACTCCTGTACAACCAAGGCTATAAGAAATATCCATATGGAAGCCAGTTAGGAAGAGAAGCATCAGGTCAGGACCTGTACCCTTGGGCTGGGActcagaagaaaagagagattaCATGGGCAGAGATCCTCCCCAGGGAGTGAGTGGTTCCAGCCAGATGCTGGGCACCCCAGGTCTGTGTTCCTCGACAGAGAAGATGAGCCCCTTTGACTGATTGGAGGACTTGTGAGATTAAGAGAAGGGCTGTGGGAAGCTTGGACTCCACTCCTTAGGAGCCATGCACACTTGCTTGCTCCTAGAGCAGTGAGGAGAGAGAGGATTGAAAACTGCATGAGTGACTGACCAGTTTCCCAAGACTGCCCCCCAGGCTCATGTCCCAGCCTGAGCCTAGGGAACACTCCAACTCTGCTTGCTTCAAGATGCAGCTCCACATTTACATATTCCatactcttctctctctgtcctctttctgggatccctataagGTGAATGTTGGTACCCTTGATGTTGTCCTAGAGAGTCCTtaaattgttttcacttttaaagagaaatgcatttcattatttatttaatgtttaagtCCTTACACTGTATTTTTACAAGCTGGTGAACACTGACAAATTATTTCTCCCATAGAACTATAGCCACATGTTCCCAGACAGTATACATATATGGTTTTAATCAATTACATAGTAAAACAAATTGTCAAGTATCAAATGTTAAGTTACCCAGCTCCAAaggcatataaaatattaaatgtctgCTCAATTCATTAGcagaaaccacttttttttttttttttttgtgagagaGATTGGGAATCACACTTCAAACAAAAATAAGTTGGTAAACAACTTTGGACAAGTATGGGAAAATTACaagaatttcagaaattttatgaTTAATAATTGTTTCAGctagaagtattttttaatgaataaaattccTTTTAATTTCACATAAATTACAcccaccttgaaagtgaaagtgttagtcacacagtcgtgctcaactctttgtgatcccatggactgcagtccactaggctcctctgtccatgggattttccaggcaaagatactggagtggtttgccctttccttttccaagggatcttcctgacccagggatggatcctgggtctcctgcactgcaggcagattctttaccaactaagctaccagggaacacCCATCTTATTTCTCTCCATATGGTTCTGATTCAAAGTTAGAGTTATTATAGATATTTCCTCTCTAAAAGGTTATTCTTTAGTATTTTCTAAGGAAtttattcaactaatatttatttaaaaagtaacactAACATTGGTTTTTCAGggattcatacacacacactaaagaCATAATGGTAGACTTGACACAAAATAGGGAATTCATTAAATACAGGGGAAGCATAGTGTCTGTTGAAGATGGTTAGCAAAAATAGctacctttttctctctccacaccctctgcaatgTGTGTGATTAGCTCCTTCCATGCATAAGTGATGTGTTAGTGTTTCTCAAGTGTTTCCTCCCTTGAATTTTGACTGGTCCTGTGACTTGCTTGGCTAATAGAACGTGTGTGGTAGAAGGGATATTGTGCTGGACTTCAGAAGTGTTGCATGCTTCCACTCTCTCCCTTGGATCCTCATGATCTTACCATGCGAACAAGTGTTAGCTAAAAGATAAAGCACTATCTGAAAGGGGGTTCATTTATCTTAGTAAGGAGTCATTCAACTTCTGAATTTATGAACGAGTCCTTACCATTCAGCACCATCATCAAAAGGCCAGCTGAGATCACGGATGCCTTCTTTCTCAAAATAGTGTTGTAAGTTTCTTCACACACTCTTATTATTGTGGTAACTTGACATACTCTTATAATTGTGGTAACACTTTGTTGACAatggtccgtatagtcaaagctgtggttttttcagtagtcatgtatggatgttagagttagaccataaaaaaagaatgagtgcagaattaatgctttcgaactgaggtactggagaagactcttaaagtcccttggatagcaaggagatcgagccagtcaatcctaaaggaaatcatccctgaatattcactgaaaggactgatgctgaagctccaatattttggccacccaatgcgaagagctgactcattggaaaagaccctgatgctgggaaagattgagggcaggatgagaaaggagccacagaggatgagatggctggatggcatcattgactcaatggaaatgagtttgagaaacctccatgagatagtgaaggactctgatgctgggaaagattgaaggcgggaggagaaggggatgacagaggatgagatggttggatggcatcaccgactcaatggacttgagtttgagtaaactctgggagttggtgatggacagggaagcctggcgtgctgcagtccatggggttgcaaagagtcagagaggactgagtgactgaacaacaacacatactCTTATTTTTGTGGTACTTCTTAAGTTCCTCTATACAGTTGTTTAAATTTGCATAAATTTGATTGTGTGTAATAAGAAATCTCATGTTCTTGTATATGAGTTCCACAGGATCTTGGTGGTTCATATGAAGCATGTtaatttagttaaaaaataagattatgaaaaaatttaaaaattgaataacaGAAATGATGCAAAGAAACTGAATCTACTTCAATATACTCCACTTGAAATACTCAGTGCTTTAGAGTATGAAGTTGAGAGTAATGGGAAATGAAATGACCCTCCTAACAagaagcaacaattctttggtccAGTAATACTAAGGTGATAGAAATGAAGTGCGCTGAGGTTTACTCCATCCAGGTCAGAAGTCTTGTAAAAAATACTCTGTGAATTTCAGTTCAGCTCTTCTGTGTCCAGGTTACTTACTGGGAGCTTCTTAATTGGAGTGGTAGTGAATTTCTACAAATCACTTGTCTGCATAGAGGTTGTGCTGTGCCTGGCAATAGTCTCCACTGCCCTTCAGAAACTTCGTAAATGTGTGAtgaagaacaccagagaactgagGAATATGTCTCCTCACTGAAGGCTGTGGCCTAATTATACATCCTGTCCCCAGGTGGTGGCGACACAGGTGGTGGCGGTggcagggcaggggaggaggtggTTGTCACAGGGTGGTGGTGGAATTTTTGGCTTTGACAGGGGTGTTGGACTCCACCCTGCAGTGAGCAGTGCAGAGAAGCTCATtttttgaaattctgttttctttttgctagTCTCCTTTGGTGATTTTAAAGTAATCTTTCAAACCTTATGTATTTTTCTCTATCACCTAGTCTGCTGTTCGTTCCTTCtagtgtgttttaaattttagttattttatgcTACAGTTCAGacttgttcttttaaatttttgtattttcttggtAAAATTCTTACAGTTTTCATCTATTCTTTTCATCCATTTTTCATCTCGCACTTTCCATTTATTCAGTTAGCATTCTTATCActaatgctttcaacttttttgttgttgttcagttgctcagtcgtgtctgactctctgcaaccccatggatgacaGCAAGGCATcgtcctgtccttcaccatatcctggagcttgctcaaactcatgtccattgagttggtgatgccatacaaccatctcatcctctgttgtccccttttcctcctgccttcaatcgttcccagcattcagggtcttttttaatgagttggctctttgcatcaggtggccaaagtattggagcttcagcttcagcctcagtccttccaatgagtattcagtattcagggttgatttcctttagatttgactggtttgatctcctcacagtccaagggactctcaagagtcttctccaacaccacagttcagaagcatcagttcttcagtgctcagctttctttatggttcaactctcacatccatacatgactaccagaaaaaccttagctttgacctgagatggacctttgttggcagtaacatctctgctttttaatatgctgtctaggttggccatagcttttcttccaagaaacaagcatctttaattttatggctgcagtcaccatctgcagtcatttaggagcccaagaaaataaagcttgtcactgtttccattgtttccccatctatttgccatgaagtgatgggactggatgccatgatcttagttttttgaatgttgagttttaagccagcttttcgctctcctctttcacattcatcaagaggctctttagttccttttgactttctgccacaagggtggtgtcatctgcatagctgaggttattcaATTCTTTAGTAAATTGTTTATTTCAtctcattagttttttttttttttttccaggagtgTTCTCTTGCTTTTCAACTGAGAAAAATtactctgtcttctcattttgcttaacttCCTCTGTTTTTATGAAATTAGGTGAAACAGTTACCACTGGCAATCTTGAAATAGTGTACAGATTTGGGAGTGTCCCTGTACAATTTGTGTGGGTGCAGTGGCTTTCGGGGAAAAGCTGAGTTTGATTTGAATACAAGACAGATATTTCTTCAGAGTGTGCTGGCAGGTACCACCTGGTTAGGAGGTGGGGTTAGAGATCAAAGGGCTAGGGCCAGAGCCAGGTGTGAGCCAAGACATCCTCTCTGCTCAATTGCTGTTACCACCCTATTTAAGGCAAGGGTGGGTCCCATGTTGCTGGAACAGAAGCCCTGAGGGTTGCATTAGTTGGCTCCATTCCCTTATAGTGTGTGCTCTTCTCCCTTCCAGCACTGCCCCCCACCTCAGCCCCAGAGGGGAGCAGTGCTGGAGTAAGAGAGGCTGGGATGTTTATTtggtggggttgcacagagtcggaaacgactgaagcgacttagcagcagcagtgtattggGTGTGGTGGTCTGGCTGCCGTCAGAGATCTGTTCTGCTCATAATGTGCTGTCTGTGTAAGTGCCAATAATGGCTGCCCGCTCCCTGCTCAGAGGCCATTTGATTTTTCAGCTGCCGCAGCATTCCACACTAAGCTAAGCTTTTCCCTCTGTCATGGCAGCCCTCCCTCCAGTGTGCAGCTGTGAGTGTTTGATCAGCTCAGAGTGGGGCATGCACAAGGGCATTCTAGGGAAACCAGTCAGCTAACTGAGTGGTTTAAATCGGTCCTTTCCACCCTGCTTTGGGAGAAAGCAGGAAACTGTTCTAACCTAGGACAACTCCTTGCAGGGCATTAATTGCTACTTTGGGATTTATACTCCCAGTGGCCTCAGTcgaggaaaacaaaacagtattCTTTTGTTTCCATAAGGGCTCTGTTTGCTCTAGGAAAAAGGGTCCATTCCCTGACAGAGTATATGCTCCAACTAGTTCCTCCTTCCAGCTAAAATGAGATCTTTTTGGTAGACTCAGGATCCCTTCTTGTGTTGTAATGATAATCATAGTTATTTTCAGACTCTGCTTTCCTGTACTGATGTTATAGATTAGAATACATGGTGTAGGCAGACATTTATGTTGGTGATTTCAAAGAGATCATTGGCCCACAGATAAAGAGGCATAGATTGGGCAGACAAATACAGGGAATCCTCCATAATGTTGCATTTCAAAACTAGAGAAGAGATATTTCATTCTACAGCCTATGAAAGCAACCTTTGATGaggtctttattttcctttcctactgTAAGTAGAAATTTAATCCTAAATTTCCTACCAGTTTTCTACttacatctatttttaaatttttttaaaaaaaattttggtctcatttttttttaacatctataaGAATGCTGAAAGATGGGTCATGCAACAGATAAATATATCTCAGAGCTGTTACtgtttaaaattaatgtattatGTTATTCATGCAACTGTGTAAGGAAGAGGAAAAGTATATCTGCATCAGAAGAAGCAACAAAAGCATCTGCGTTtatatttctcatgatatactgtCTCAttctaaagaaatttttaaaaatcttgaaatttTCCTATTACCCCTCAAATGGCAGTGATCTCTAAGTGATGTATCTTTGTAATTCACTCTTTGACCATTGCTATTTTTTGATTCAGCCACAGTTAACTTCATCATCCAGGGGACTCAACCACACCCTCTTTGAGGCGGTCTGAACTGCAGCCTTGAGCAGGAAGTGCCTCTTTCCAAGCTTGTCCTTTCTTGGATACTGTCCCTTGGCCCAAGACATCATTTAGAGTCctaactacattttttttttaatagttcctCTCCTTTTATAGCTTAATaattctttataataaatcttaTGTTTAATTACACAAAGTTTCTTTTAGGCAATGTGCTGATTATCCTCTATGGTTTCTGAGCTGTAGACAGTAGTCTAGTGTAACAATTAGTTAAAGACTAAGAGTTTTAAAGCCTGAATCAGACTTACAAGTGTGAGGCTAACTGTTTTTAATGTGCCTGCTGAAATTCAAGTATTTGTCTACTGCTAACATCTTTTTCAAGAGTTGCACTTATAAAACACAAGCAATTAAAAGACCCCAAAAGAGGTAACTACAGGTGGCTCTgatgtgattttgtttttcctcttgcagtatttctttacatttctagGGTATATATGATACTTGCCTCAGATAACAAGTAATGAATGACCACGAAAAAAATGAATGCAACCTCTGAAGGCTACTTTGTTCTACTGGGTTTTTCTAATTGGCCTCATCTGGAAGTAGTTCTCTTTGTGGTTGTCTTGGTGTTCTACTTGATGACATTGATAGGCAACCTGTTCATCATTATCTTGTCATACTTGGATTCCCATCTCCACActcctatgtattttttcctctcaaatcTCTCTTTTCTGGATCTCTGCTACACCACCAGCTTCATCCCTCAGTTGCTGGTCAACCTCTGGGGTCCAGAAAAAACCATCTCTTATGCTGGTTGCATGATTCAGCTTTATTTTGTCCTCGCACTGGGATGCACAGAATGTGTGCTTCTGATGGTGATGTCCTATGATCGTTATGCAGCTGTGTGTAGACCCCTGCATTACTCTATCCTCATGCACCCTCGTTTCTGCCATCTGTTGGCTGTGGCTTCTTGGGTAAGTGGCTTTACCAACTCAGCACTTCATTCCTTCTTTACCTTTTGGGTACCCCTGTGTGGACATCGCCAAGTGGACCATTTCTTCTGTGAAGTTCCAGCACTGCTTCGACTGTCATGTGTTGATACCCATGTTAATGAGCTGACCCTCATGGTCACGAGTTCCATTTTTGTTCTCATACCTCTCATCCTCATTCTCAGCTCCTATGGTGCCATTGCCCAGGCAGTGCTGAGAATGCAGTCAACCACTGGACTCCAGAAAGTCTTTGGTACATGTGGAGCCCATCTTATGGTTGTATCCCTTTTTTTCATCCCAGTCATGTGCATATACCTCCAGCCACCATCAGGAAATTCTCAAGATCAAGGCAAGTTCATTGCCCTCTTTTATACTGTTGTCACACCTAGCCTCAACCCTCTAATCTACACCCTCAGAAACAAAGATGTAAGAGGGGCAGTAAAGAGACTAGTGGGGTGAGGATGGTCTGTTATGCTGGTGACATGAATGGTAAAATGGAATATCTCTTCaccaatggtttttccagtcatccaCTCATCAGtctttctttcattcactcaattAGTACTTAATGAATGTGTACACTCACAAGGTCACAAAGTTCGTGGTAATAGATATGAATTAGACACAGTCTGTCTAAATACTAATC containing:
- the LOC102404715 gene encoding olfactory receptor 10C1-like, producing the protein MSFNCSLWQDNSMSVKHFAFAKFSEVTEQCFLLFSLILFMFLASLTGNALIALAIWTNPVLHTPMYFFLANLSLLEIGYTCSTVPKMLQNLGSEARGISREGCATQMFFFTLFGISECCLLAAMAFDRYMAICSPLHYATRMSHGMCVHLAMVSWGVGCIVGLGQTNYIFSLDFCGPCEIDHFFCDLPPILALACGDTSHNEAAVFVAAILCISSPFLLIIASYGRILAAVLVMPSPEGRQKALSTCSSHLLVVTLFYGSASVTYLRPKASHSPGVDKLLALFYTVVTSMLNPIIYSLRNKEVKTALLRTLGKKNVLTHG
- the LOC102405037 gene encoding olfactory receptor 2J3 produces the protein MTTKKMNATSEGYFVLLGFSNWPHLEVVLFVVVLVFYLMTLIGNLFIIILSYLDSHLHTPMYFFLSNLSFLDLCYTTSFIPQLLVNLWGPEKTISYAGCMIQLYFVLALGCTECVLLMVMSYDRYAAVCRPLHYSILMHPRFCHLLAVASWVSGFTNSALHSFFTFWVPLCGHRQVDHFFCEVPALLRLSCVDTHVNELTLMVTSSIFVLIPLILILSSYGAIAQAVLRMQSTTGLQKVFGTCGAHLMVVSLFFIPVMCIYLQPPSGNSQDQGKFIALFYTVVTPSLNPLIYTLRNKDVRGAVKRLVG